A stretch of Lathyrus oleraceus cultivar Zhongwan6 chromosome 6, CAAS_Psat_ZW6_1.0, whole genome shotgun sequence DNA encodes these proteins:
- the LOC127091218 gene encoding squalene monooxygenase SE1, translated as MMDLYLLGWILSSVLSLFALYSLVFSGKRNSAASVKPSQRGESVTTDAGEIKSEKLNRDADVIIVGAGIAGAALAHTLGKDGRRVHVIERDLTEPDRIVGELLQPGGYLKLVELGLEDCVDKIDAQKVFGYALFKDGKHTRLSYPLEKFHSDVSGRSFHNGRFIQRMREKASSLPNVNMEQGTVTSLLEEKGTIKGVQYKNKDGQELTAYAPLTIVCDGCFSNLRRSLCNPKVDNPSCFVGLILENCELPCANHGHVILGDPSPILFYPISSTEIRCLVDVPGQKVPSISNGDMKKYLKTTVAPQVPPELYDAFLAAVDKGNIRTMPNRSMPADPRPTPGAVLMGDAFNMRHPLTGGGMTVALSDIVVLRNLLKPLRDLNDAPTLCKYLESFYTLRKPVASTINTLAGALYKVFCASPDQARKEMRQACFDYLSLGGLFSEGPISLLSGLNPRPLSLVLHFFAVAVYGVGRLLLPFPSPKRVWLGARLLSGASGIILPIIKAEGIRQMFFPATVPAYYRTPPVSQE; from the exons ATGATGGATCTGTATTTGCTCGGTTGGATTTTAAGCTCCGTTTTGAGTTTATTTGCGTTGTACAGTTTGGTTTTCTCCGGGAAGAGAAACTCTGCTGCGTCGGTGAAGCCGAGTCAGCGTGGGGAAAGCGTGACGACTGATGCCGGAGAGATTAAATCGGAGAAGCTTAACCGTGACGCTGATGTTATTATTGTTGGAGCCGGTATCGCTGGCGCGGCTTTGGCTCATACTCTCGGGAAG GATGGACGAAGAGTGCACGTCATTGAAAGAGATCTGACTGAACCTGACAGGATTGTTGGAGAGTTGCTACAACCTGGAGGCTATCTCAAATTAGTTGAACTGGGGCTTGAAG ATTGTGTGGACAAGATTGATGCTCAGAAAGTGTTTGGTTATGCTCTTTTCAAGGATGGGAAACATACTCGTCTCTCTTATCCCTTGGAAAAGTTTCACTCAGATGTCTCTGGCAGAAGTTTTCACAATGGACGTTTTATTCAGAGGATGCGAGAGAAAGCTTCCTCCCTTCCCAA TGTAAATATGGAGCAAGGAACAGTCACTTCCCTACTTGAAGAGAAGGGGACAATCAAAGGTGTGCAATACAAGAATAAAGATGGTCAGGAATTGACAGCTTATGCTCCTCTTACCATTGTTTGTGATGGCTGTTTTTCAAACTTGCGTCGTTCTCTTTGCAACCCTAAG GTAGACAACCCCTCTTGCTTTGTTGGCTTAATTTTAGAGAACTGTGAACTTCCATGTGCCAATCATGGCCACGTCATACTTGGAGATCCTTCGCCAATTCTTTTCTATCCTATAAGTAGTACAGAGATTCGTTGTCTGGTTGATGTACCTGGTCAGAAGGTTCCCTCTATTTCAAATGGTGATATGAAAAAGTATCTAAAGACTACAGTTGCTCCTCAG GTCCCCCCTGAGCTTTATGATGCATTCCTAGCCGCAGTCGACAAAGGCAACATAAGGACAATGCCGAACAGAAGTATGCCAGCAGATCCCCGTCCTACTCCCGGCGCTGTACTGATGGGAGATGCATTCAACATGCGTCATCCACTAACAGGGGGCGGAATGACAGTAGCACTGTCGGATATTGTGGTGCTGAGAAATCTTCTCAAGCCTTTGCGTGACCTTAATGATGCACCCACACTTTGCAAATACCTTGAGTCCTTTTATACCTTGCGTAAG CCTGTGGCATCCACCATAAATACATTGGCAGGTGCCCTTTACAAGGTTTTTTGTGCATCCCCTGATCAAGCAAGGAAGGAAATGCGCCAAGCTTGCTTTGATTATCTGAGCCTTGGGGGCCTATTCTCAGAAGGACCGATCTCTTTACTTTCAGGATTAAACCCTCGTCCCTTAAGTTTGGTTCTCCATTTCTTTGCTGTCGCAGTATATGGTGTTGGTCGTTTACTATTACCATTTCCTTCACCTAAACGGGTGTGGCTTGGAGCTCGATTACTCTCT GGTGCATCTGGAATCATCTTGCCCATAATTAAGGCTGAAGGAATTCGCCAAATGTTTTTCCCTGCCACTGTTCCAGCTTATTACAGAACGCCTCCGGTTTCACAAGAGTGA